One region of Oncorhynchus mykiss isolate Arlee chromosome 8, USDA_OmykA_1.1, whole genome shotgun sequence genomic DNA includes:
- the LOC110529643 gene encoding uncharacterized protein LOC110529643 isoform X1, which yields METYEQNNIQEPPKAGFSKRSEQLGSNPIFLQQHQCESTSMSQARTMSLEEQIRSLSPVAAHALAIAEITDDIDIQELTRADLNELLPGLQHLKLRKKISELINTSKQNTAKPIALVLNKLREFLPVDVMENALVPGGVLHGYFPILRDLEKQLAEALYFIQAHVGLLESYIGEESMEAQSSAASPSVDSATAGNQPSNVEVQKTSVNRTSGSSALCAADSQPKQCRTEVSGAPNRPTFKETQDETSMSHSHTSGAAGADTHFQKSITDPSQISTGSGLHEPRCKQGDKMSSSWWNFRATEPLNKKQAVKVHSQVCGKTLDTHLALMKQVDDLAVGLKREETRPEDCQVIIAFCPITSRVGTDIDAAMSKVQSNKDVILVVMHHTFDHCFVTSQRSASHYINVVEEVNVLFHDSMGLLRCETNDKAVTLIHKALQKYSSTTYKR from the exons GTCAGAGCAGCTGGGATCAAATCCTATTTTCCTACAGCAGCATCAGTGTGAAAGTACAAGTATGAGTCAG GCAAGGACAATGAGTTTGGAAGAGCAAATCAGGAGCCTCTCACCAGTTGCAGCACATGCTCTGGCAA TTGCTGAAATTACAGATGACATTGACATTCAAGAGTTAACAAGAGCAGATCTGAACGAACTTCTGCCAGGCCTTCAACATTTAAAACTTAGAAAGAAGATCAGTGAACTTATAAATACATCTAAACAG AACACAGCTAAACCTATTGCTTTAGTTCTTAACAAGCTAAGGGAATTCCTTCCGGTTGATGTCATGGAGA ATGCACTTGTTCCCGGGGGAGTGTTACATGGCTACTTCCCTATTCTTAGAGATTTGGAGAAGCAGCTGGCCGAAGCCCTCTACTTCATTCAGGCACACGTTGGTTTGCTCGAGAGCTACATTGGAGAAGAGTCCATGGAGGCTCAGAGCAGTGCTGCATCTCCATCAGTTGACTCTGCTACAGCAGGAAACCAACCATCAAATGTTGAGG TCCAGAAAACATCTGTTAATCGCACCTCAGGATCATCAG CCTTATGTGCCGCTGACAGCCAGCCCAAACAATGCAGAACAGAAGTGTCTGGTGCGCCGAACAGACCCACCTTCAAAGAAACTCAAGATGAGACCTCAATGTCACACTCTCATACTTCAGGAGCAGCTG GTGCTGACACCCATTTTCAAAAAAGTATAACGGATCCTTCTCAAATTTCCACCGGTAGTGGGCTGCACGAGCCACGATGCAAACAAGGAG ATAAGATGTCCTCATCTTGGTGGAATTTTAGAGCAACTGAACCTCTAAATAAGAAACAAGCAG TTAAAGTCCATTCACAAGTCTGTGGAAAAACCCTGGACACTCACCTTGCACTCATGAAACAAGTGGATGATCTGGCAGTAGGACTAAAGCGAGAGGAGACCAGACCAGAAGACTGCCAAGTCATAATAGCCTTCTGTCCTATTACATCTCGTGTGGGAACAGACATTGATGCCGCCATGAGCAAAGTTCAAA GTAACAAAGATGTCATTCTAGTGGTGATGCACCATACTTTTGATCACTGCTTTGTCACAAGCCAGAGATCTGCATCTCACTACATAAACGTAGTGGAGGAAGTTAATGTTCTCTTCCATGACTCTATGGGACTTCTGCGTTGTGAAACAAATGATAAAGCAGTGACTCTCATACACAAGGCCTTACAGAAATACAGCAGCACTACTTACAAACGTTAA
- the LOC110529643 gene encoding uncharacterized protein LOC110529643 isoform X3, protein MNNKEQEPPKAGFSKRSEQLGSNPIFLQQHQCESTSMSQARTMSLEEQIRSLSPVAAHALAIAEITDDIDIQELTRADLNELLPGLQHLKLRKKISELINTSKQNTAKPIALVLNKLREFLPVDVMENALVPGGVLHGYFPILRDLEKQLAEALYFIQAHVGLLESYIGEESMEAQSSAASPSVDSATAGNQPSNVEVQKTSVNRTSGSSALCAADSQPKQCRTEVSGAPNRPTFKETQDETSMSHSHTSGAAGADTHFQKSITDPSQISTGSGLHEPRCKQGDKMSSSWWNFRATEPLNKKQAVKVHSQVCGKTLDTHLALMKQVDDLAVGLKREETRPEDCQVIIAFCPITSRVGTDIDAAMSKVQSNKDVILVVMHHTFDHCFVTSQRSASHYINVVEEVNVLFHDSMGLLRCETNDKAVTLIHKALQKYSSTTYKR, encoded by the exons GTCAGAGCAGCTGGGATCAAATCCTATTTTCCTACAGCAGCATCAGTGTGAAAGTACAAGTATGAGTCAG GCAAGGACAATGAGTTTGGAAGAGCAAATCAGGAGCCTCTCACCAGTTGCAGCACATGCTCTGGCAA TTGCTGAAATTACAGATGACATTGACATTCAAGAGTTAACAAGAGCAGATCTGAACGAACTTCTGCCAGGCCTTCAACATTTAAAACTTAGAAAGAAGATCAGTGAACTTATAAATACATCTAAACAG AACACAGCTAAACCTATTGCTTTAGTTCTTAACAAGCTAAGGGAATTCCTTCCGGTTGATGTCATGGAGA ATGCACTTGTTCCCGGGGGAGTGTTACATGGCTACTTCCCTATTCTTAGAGATTTGGAGAAGCAGCTGGCCGAAGCCCTCTACTTCATTCAGGCACACGTTGGTTTGCTCGAGAGCTACATTGGAGAAGAGTCCATGGAGGCTCAGAGCAGTGCTGCATCTCCATCAGTTGACTCTGCTACAGCAGGAAACCAACCATCAAATGTTGAGG TCCAGAAAACATCTGTTAATCGCACCTCAGGATCATCAG CCTTATGTGCCGCTGACAGCCAGCCCAAACAATGCAGAACAGAAGTGTCTGGTGCGCCGAACAGACCCACCTTCAAAGAAACTCAAGATGAGACCTCAATGTCACACTCTCATACTTCAGGAGCAGCTG GTGCTGACACCCATTTTCAAAAAAGTATAACGGATCCTTCTCAAATTTCCACCGGTAGTGGGCTGCACGAGCCACGATGCAAACAAGGAG ATAAGATGTCCTCATCTTGGTGGAATTTTAGAGCAACTGAACCTCTAAATAAGAAACAAGCAG TTAAAGTCCATTCACAAGTCTGTGGAAAAACCCTGGACACTCACCTTGCACTCATGAAACAAGTGGATGATCTGGCAGTAGGACTAAAGCGAGAGGAGACCAGACCAGAAGACTGCCAAGTCATAATAGCCTTCTGTCCTATTACATCTCGTGTGGGAACAGACATTGATGCCGCCATGAGCAAAGTTCAAA GTAACAAAGATGTCATTCTAGTGGTGATGCACCATACTTTTGATCACTGCTTTGTCACAAGCCAGAGATCTGCATCTCACTACATAAACGTAGTGGAGGAAGTTAATGTTCTCTTCCATGACTCTATGGGACTTCTGCGTTGTGAAACAAATGATAAAGCAGTGACTCTCATACACAAGGCCTTACAGAAATACAGCAGCACTACTTACAAACGTTAA
- the LOC110529643 gene encoding uncharacterized protein LOC110529643 isoform X2: METYEQNNIQQEPPKGFSKRSEQLGSNPIFLQQHQCESTSMSQARTMSLEEQIRSLSPVAAHALAIAEITDDIDIQELTRADLNELLPGLQHLKLRKKISELINTSKQNTAKPIALVLNKLREFLPVDVMENALVPGGVLHGYFPILRDLEKQLAEALYFIQAHVGLLESYIGEESMEAQSSAASPSVDSATAGNQPSNVEVQKTSVNRTSGSSALCAADSQPKQCRTEVSGAPNRPTFKETQDETSMSHSHTSGAAGADTHFQKSITDPSQISTGSGLHEPRCKQGDKMSSSWWNFRATEPLNKKQAVKVHSQVCGKTLDTHLALMKQVDDLAVGLKREETRPEDCQVIIAFCPITSRVGTDIDAAMSKVQSNKDVILVVMHHTFDHCFVTSQRSASHYINVVEEVNVLFHDSMGLLRCETNDKAVTLIHKALQKYSSTTYKR, encoded by the exons GTCAGAGCAGCTGGGATCAAATCCTATTTTCCTACAGCAGCATCAGTGTGAAAGTACAAGTATGAGTCAG GCAAGGACAATGAGTTTGGAAGAGCAAATCAGGAGCCTCTCACCAGTTGCAGCACATGCTCTGGCAA TTGCTGAAATTACAGATGACATTGACATTCAAGAGTTAACAAGAGCAGATCTGAACGAACTTCTGCCAGGCCTTCAACATTTAAAACTTAGAAAGAAGATCAGTGAACTTATAAATACATCTAAACAG AACACAGCTAAACCTATTGCTTTAGTTCTTAACAAGCTAAGGGAATTCCTTCCGGTTGATGTCATGGAGA ATGCACTTGTTCCCGGGGGAGTGTTACATGGCTACTTCCCTATTCTTAGAGATTTGGAGAAGCAGCTGGCCGAAGCCCTCTACTTCATTCAGGCACACGTTGGTTTGCTCGAGAGCTACATTGGAGAAGAGTCCATGGAGGCTCAGAGCAGTGCTGCATCTCCATCAGTTGACTCTGCTACAGCAGGAAACCAACCATCAAATGTTGAGG TCCAGAAAACATCTGTTAATCGCACCTCAGGATCATCAG CCTTATGTGCCGCTGACAGCCAGCCCAAACAATGCAGAACAGAAGTGTCTGGTGCGCCGAACAGACCCACCTTCAAAGAAACTCAAGATGAGACCTCAATGTCACACTCTCATACTTCAGGAGCAGCTG GTGCTGACACCCATTTTCAAAAAAGTATAACGGATCCTTCTCAAATTTCCACCGGTAGTGGGCTGCACGAGCCACGATGCAAACAAGGAG ATAAGATGTCCTCATCTTGGTGGAATTTTAGAGCAACTGAACCTCTAAATAAGAAACAAGCAG TTAAAGTCCATTCACAAGTCTGTGGAAAAACCCTGGACACTCACCTTGCACTCATGAAACAAGTGGATGATCTGGCAGTAGGACTAAAGCGAGAGGAGACCAGACCAGAAGACTGCCAAGTCATAATAGCCTTCTGTCCTATTACATCTCGTGTGGGAACAGACATTGATGCCGCCATGAGCAAAGTTCAAA GTAACAAAGATGTCATTCTAGTGGTGATGCACCATACTTTTGATCACTGCTTTGTCACAAGCCAGAGATCTGCATCTCACTACATAAACGTAGTGGAGGAAGTTAATGTTCTCTTCCATGACTCTATGGGACTTCTGCGTTGTGAAACAAATGATAAAGCAGTGACTCTCATACACAAGGCCTTACAGAAATACAGCAGCACTACTTACAAACGTTAA
- the LOC110529643 gene encoding uncharacterized protein LOC110529643 isoform X6, with translation MSQARTMSLEEQIRSLSPVAAHALAIAEITDDIDIQELTRADLNELLPGLQHLKLRKKISELINTSKQNTAKPIALVLNKLREFLPVDVMENALVPGGVLHGYFPILRDLEKQLAEALYFIQAHVGLLESYIGEESMEAQSSAASPSVDSATAGNQPSNVEVQKTSVNRTSGSSALCAADSQPKQCRTEVSGAPNRPTFKETQDETSMSHSHTSGAAGADTHFQKSITDPSQISTGSGLHEPRCKQGDKMSSSWWNFRATEPLNKKQAVKVHSQVCGKTLDTHLALMKQVDDLAVGLKREETRPEDCQVIIAFCPITSRVGTDIDAAMSKVQSNKDVILVVMHHTFDHCFVTSQRSASHYINVVEEVNVLFHDSMGLLRCETNDKAVTLIHKALQKYSSTTYKR, from the exons ATGAGTCAG GCAAGGACAATGAGTTTGGAAGAGCAAATCAGGAGCCTCTCACCAGTTGCAGCACATGCTCTGGCAA TTGCTGAAATTACAGATGACATTGACATTCAAGAGTTAACAAGAGCAGATCTGAACGAACTTCTGCCAGGCCTTCAACATTTAAAACTTAGAAAGAAGATCAGTGAACTTATAAATACATCTAAACAG AACACAGCTAAACCTATTGCTTTAGTTCTTAACAAGCTAAGGGAATTCCTTCCGGTTGATGTCATGGAGA ATGCACTTGTTCCCGGGGGAGTGTTACATGGCTACTTCCCTATTCTTAGAGATTTGGAGAAGCAGCTGGCCGAAGCCCTCTACTTCATTCAGGCACACGTTGGTTTGCTCGAGAGCTACATTGGAGAAGAGTCCATGGAGGCTCAGAGCAGTGCTGCATCTCCATCAGTTGACTCTGCTACAGCAGGAAACCAACCATCAAATGTTGAGG TCCAGAAAACATCTGTTAATCGCACCTCAGGATCATCAG CCTTATGTGCCGCTGACAGCCAGCCCAAACAATGCAGAACAGAAGTGTCTGGTGCGCCGAACAGACCCACCTTCAAAGAAACTCAAGATGAGACCTCAATGTCACACTCTCATACTTCAGGAGCAGCTG GTGCTGACACCCATTTTCAAAAAAGTATAACGGATCCTTCTCAAATTTCCACCGGTAGTGGGCTGCACGAGCCACGATGCAAACAAGGAG ATAAGATGTCCTCATCTTGGTGGAATTTTAGAGCAACTGAACCTCTAAATAAGAAACAAGCAG TTAAAGTCCATTCACAAGTCTGTGGAAAAACCCTGGACACTCACCTTGCACTCATGAAACAAGTGGATGATCTGGCAGTAGGACTAAAGCGAGAGGAGACCAGACCAGAAGACTGCCAAGTCATAATAGCCTTCTGTCCTATTACATCTCGTGTGGGAACAGACATTGATGCCGCCATGAGCAAAGTTCAAA GTAACAAAGATGTCATTCTAGTGGTGATGCACCATACTTTTGATCACTGCTTTGTCACAAGCCAGAGATCTGCATCTCACTACATAAACGTAGTGGAGGAAGTTAATGTTCTCTTCCATGACTCTATGGGACTTCTGCGTTGTGAAACAAATGATAAAGCAGTGACTCTCATACACAAGGCCTTACAGAAATACAGCAGCACTACTTACAAACGTTAA
- the LOC110529643 gene encoding uncharacterized protein LOC110529643 isoform X4 — protein MFDVDYTLSLFLESSEQLGSNPIFLQQHQCESTSMSQARTMSLEEQIRSLSPVAAHALAIAEITDDIDIQELTRADLNELLPGLQHLKLRKKISELINTSKQNTAKPIALVLNKLREFLPVDVMENALVPGGVLHGYFPILRDLEKQLAEALYFIQAHVGLLESYIGEESMEAQSSAASPSVDSATAGNQPSNVEVQKTSVNRTSGSSALCAADSQPKQCRTEVSGAPNRPTFKETQDETSMSHSHTSGAAGADTHFQKSITDPSQISTGSGLHEPRCKQGDKMSSSWWNFRATEPLNKKQAVKVHSQVCGKTLDTHLALMKQVDDLAVGLKREETRPEDCQVIIAFCPITSRVGTDIDAAMSKVQSNKDVILVVMHHTFDHCFVTSQRSASHYINVVEEVNVLFHDSMGLLRCETNDKAVTLIHKALQKYSSTTYKR, from the exons ATGTTTGACGTCGACTATACCTTGTCACTATTTTTGGAATC GTCAGAGCAGCTGGGATCAAATCCTATTTTCCTACAGCAGCATCAGTGTGAAAGTACAAGTATGAGTCAG GCAAGGACAATGAGTTTGGAAGAGCAAATCAGGAGCCTCTCACCAGTTGCAGCACATGCTCTGGCAA TTGCTGAAATTACAGATGACATTGACATTCAAGAGTTAACAAGAGCAGATCTGAACGAACTTCTGCCAGGCCTTCAACATTTAAAACTTAGAAAGAAGATCAGTGAACTTATAAATACATCTAAACAG AACACAGCTAAACCTATTGCTTTAGTTCTTAACAAGCTAAGGGAATTCCTTCCGGTTGATGTCATGGAGA ATGCACTTGTTCCCGGGGGAGTGTTACATGGCTACTTCCCTATTCTTAGAGATTTGGAGAAGCAGCTGGCCGAAGCCCTCTACTTCATTCAGGCACACGTTGGTTTGCTCGAGAGCTACATTGGAGAAGAGTCCATGGAGGCTCAGAGCAGTGCTGCATCTCCATCAGTTGACTCTGCTACAGCAGGAAACCAACCATCAAATGTTGAGG TCCAGAAAACATCTGTTAATCGCACCTCAGGATCATCAG CCTTATGTGCCGCTGACAGCCAGCCCAAACAATGCAGAACAGAAGTGTCTGGTGCGCCGAACAGACCCACCTTCAAAGAAACTCAAGATGAGACCTCAATGTCACACTCTCATACTTCAGGAGCAGCTG GTGCTGACACCCATTTTCAAAAAAGTATAACGGATCCTTCTCAAATTTCCACCGGTAGTGGGCTGCACGAGCCACGATGCAAACAAGGAG ATAAGATGTCCTCATCTTGGTGGAATTTTAGAGCAACTGAACCTCTAAATAAGAAACAAGCAG TTAAAGTCCATTCACAAGTCTGTGGAAAAACCCTGGACACTCACCTTGCACTCATGAAACAAGTGGATGATCTGGCAGTAGGACTAAAGCGAGAGGAGACCAGACCAGAAGACTGCCAAGTCATAATAGCCTTCTGTCCTATTACATCTCGTGTGGGAACAGACATTGATGCCGCCATGAGCAAAGTTCAAA GTAACAAAGATGTCATTCTAGTGGTGATGCACCATACTTTTGATCACTGCTTTGTCACAAGCCAGAGATCTGCATCTCACTACATAAACGTAGTGGAGGAAGTTAATGTTCTCTTCCATGACTCTATGGGACTTCTGCGTTGTGAAACAAATGATAAAGCAGTGACTCTCATACACAAGGCCTTACAGAAATACAGCAGCACTACTTACAAACGTTAA
- the LOC110529643 gene encoding uncharacterized protein LOC110529643 isoform X5, with protein sequence MSEQLGSNPIFLQQHQCESTSMSQARTMSLEEQIRSLSPVAAHALAIAEITDDIDIQELTRADLNELLPGLQHLKLRKKISELINTSKQNTAKPIALVLNKLREFLPVDVMENALVPGGVLHGYFPILRDLEKQLAEALYFIQAHVGLLESYIGEESMEAQSSAASPSVDSATAGNQPSNVEVQKTSVNRTSGSSALCAADSQPKQCRTEVSGAPNRPTFKETQDETSMSHSHTSGAAGADTHFQKSITDPSQISTGSGLHEPRCKQGDKMSSSWWNFRATEPLNKKQAVKVHSQVCGKTLDTHLALMKQVDDLAVGLKREETRPEDCQVIIAFCPITSRVGTDIDAAMSKVQSNKDVILVVMHHTFDHCFVTSQRSASHYINVVEEVNVLFHDSMGLLRCETNDKAVTLIHKALQKYSSTTYKR encoded by the exons at GTCAGAGCAGCTGGGATCAAATCCTATTTTCCTACAGCAGCATCAGTGTGAAAGTACAAGTATGAGTCAG GCAAGGACAATGAGTTTGGAAGAGCAAATCAGGAGCCTCTCACCAGTTGCAGCACATGCTCTGGCAA TTGCTGAAATTACAGATGACATTGACATTCAAGAGTTAACAAGAGCAGATCTGAACGAACTTCTGCCAGGCCTTCAACATTTAAAACTTAGAAAGAAGATCAGTGAACTTATAAATACATCTAAACAG AACACAGCTAAACCTATTGCTTTAGTTCTTAACAAGCTAAGGGAATTCCTTCCGGTTGATGTCATGGAGA ATGCACTTGTTCCCGGGGGAGTGTTACATGGCTACTTCCCTATTCTTAGAGATTTGGAGAAGCAGCTGGCCGAAGCCCTCTACTTCATTCAGGCACACGTTGGTTTGCTCGAGAGCTACATTGGAGAAGAGTCCATGGAGGCTCAGAGCAGTGCTGCATCTCCATCAGTTGACTCTGCTACAGCAGGAAACCAACCATCAAATGTTGAGG TCCAGAAAACATCTGTTAATCGCACCTCAGGATCATCAG CCTTATGTGCCGCTGACAGCCAGCCCAAACAATGCAGAACAGAAGTGTCTGGTGCGCCGAACAGACCCACCTTCAAAGAAACTCAAGATGAGACCTCAATGTCACACTCTCATACTTCAGGAGCAGCTG GTGCTGACACCCATTTTCAAAAAAGTATAACGGATCCTTCTCAAATTTCCACCGGTAGTGGGCTGCACGAGCCACGATGCAAACAAGGAG ATAAGATGTCCTCATCTTGGTGGAATTTTAGAGCAACTGAACCTCTAAATAAGAAACAAGCAG TTAAAGTCCATTCACAAGTCTGTGGAAAAACCCTGGACACTCACCTTGCACTCATGAAACAAGTGGATGATCTGGCAGTAGGACTAAAGCGAGAGGAGACCAGACCAGAAGACTGCCAAGTCATAATAGCCTTCTGTCCTATTACATCTCGTGTGGGAACAGACATTGATGCCGCCATGAGCAAAGTTCAAA GTAACAAAGATGTCATTCTAGTGGTGATGCACCATACTTTTGATCACTGCTTTGTCACAAGCCAGAGATCTGCATCTCACTACATAAACGTAGTGGAGGAAGTTAATGTTCTCTTCCATGACTCTATGGGACTTCTGCGTTGTGAAACAAATGATAAAGCAGTGACTCTCATACACAAGGCCTTACAGAAATACAGCAGCACTACTTACAAACGTTAA